One Desulfovermiculus halophilus DSM 18834 DNA window includes the following coding sequences:
- a CDS encoding P-II family nitrogen regulator: protein MKKIEVIVRPFKVDEVKDKLNELGIKGMTVTDVKGYGRQRGHTEIYRGAEYQVDFVPKAKIEVIVHDRMMDQAVAATQEAARTGKIGDGKIFITPVEEAIRIRTGETGEDAL from the coding sequence GAGGTCATCGTCCGCCCGTTCAAGGTGGACGAGGTCAAGGACAAGCTCAACGAGCTGGGCATCAAGGGCATGACCGTAACCGATGTCAAGGGCTACGGCCGGCAGCGGGGGCACACCGAAATTTATCGCGGAGCGGAATACCAGGTCGACTTTGTGCCCAAGGCCAAGATTGAAGTCATTGTCCACGACCGGATGATGGACCAGGCCGTGGCCGCAACCCAGGAAGCGGCCCGGACCGGAAAGATCGGAGACGGCAAGATCTTCATCACCCCGGTTGAAGAGGCCATCCGCATCCGGACCGGGGAAACGGGCGAGGACGCCCTGTAA